The following are encoded together in the Rhizobium tumorigenes genome:
- a CDS encoding DUF6538 domain-containing protein: MAFPSNIVRRGRIFHLRRAVPADLGDGLQRSELVRSLGAYSPKVALLRADELFTGPASNSEKR, encoded by the coding sequence GTGGCATTTCCTTCCAATATCGTCCGACGTGGGCGCATATTTCATTTGCGACGAGCCGTCCCGGCAGATTTGGGCGACGGGCTGCAACGAAGCGAACTGGTTCGTAGCCTCGGCGCTTATAGTCCGAAGGTCGCGCTGCTACGAGCGGATGAGCTATTCACCGGGCCGGCATCGAACTCGGAGAAGCGCTGA
- the araD gene encoding L-arabinonate dehydratase, whose product MHKKAEWPRRLRSQEWYGGTSRDVIYHRGWMKNQGYPHDLFDGRPVIGILNTWSDMTPCNGHLRELAEKVKAGVWEAGGFPMEVPVFSASENTFRPTAMMYRNLAALAIEETIRGQPMDGCVLLVGCDKTTPSLIMAAASVDLPSIVVTGGPMLNGYFRGERVGSGTHLWKFSEMVKAGEMTQEEFLEAEASMSRSSGTCNTMGTASTMASMAEALGMALSGNAAIPGVDSRRKVMAQLTGRRIVEMVKDDLKPSDIMTKEAFENAIRTNAAIGGSTNAVIHLLAMAGRVGIDLSLDDWDRCGRDVPTIVNLMPSGKYLMEEFFYAGGLPVVLKRLGEAGLLHKDALTVSGETIWNEVKDVVNWNEDVILPADKALTQSGGIVVVRGNLAPKGAVLKPSAASPHLLVHRGRAVVFEDIDDYKAKINDDALDIDETCVMVMKNCGPKGYPGMAEVGNMGLPPKVLKKGITDMVRISDARMSGTAYGTVVLHTSPEAAVGGPLAVVKNGDMIELDVPNRRLHLDISDAELAERLAAWQPNHDLPTSGYAFLHQQHVEGADTGADLDFLKGCRGNAVGKDSH is encoded by the coding sequence ATGCACAAGAAAGCAGAATGGCCGCGCCGGTTGAGATCGCAGGAGTGGTACGGCGGCACCAGCCGTGACGTGATCTACCACCGTGGCTGGATGAAGAACCAGGGCTATCCGCACGACCTGTTCGACGGACGCCCGGTCATCGGCATCCTCAACACCTGGTCGGACATGACCCCGTGCAACGGCCACCTTCGCGAGCTCGCGGAGAAGGTCAAGGCCGGCGTCTGGGAGGCCGGCGGCTTCCCGATGGAAGTGCCGGTATTCTCGGCCTCCGAAAACACCTTCCGCCCGACAGCGATGATGTACCGCAACCTTGCGGCACTGGCGATCGAGGAAACCATCCGTGGCCAGCCCATGGACGGCTGCGTACTGCTCGTCGGCTGCGACAAGACCACGCCGTCGCTGATCATGGCCGCCGCTTCCGTCGACCTGCCGTCGATCGTCGTCACCGGCGGCCCGATGCTGAACGGCTATTTCCGCGGCGAGCGCGTCGGGTCCGGCACCCATCTCTGGAAGTTCTCCGAGATGGTGAAGGCCGGCGAGATGACGCAGGAGGAGTTCCTCGAGGCAGAAGCCTCGATGAGCCGTTCTTCCGGAACCTGCAACACCATGGGCACCGCGTCGACCATGGCGTCGATGGCCGAAGCCCTCGGCATGGCGCTGTCCGGCAACGCCGCGATCCCTGGCGTAGATAGCCGTCGCAAGGTCATGGCGCAGCTGACGGGTCGCCGCATCGTCGAGATGGTCAAGGACGACCTGAAGCCTTCCGACATCATGACCAAGGAAGCCTTCGAGAACGCCATCCGCACCAATGCGGCCATTGGCGGCTCGACCAACGCCGTCATCCACCTGCTTGCCATGGCCGGTCGCGTCGGTATCGATCTTTCGCTGGACGACTGGGACCGTTGCGGCCGCGACGTACCGACCATCGTCAACCTGATGCCGTCGGGCAAGTACCTGATGGAGGAGTTCTTCTATGCCGGCGGTCTGCCTGTCGTGTTGAAGCGCCTCGGCGAAGCGGGTCTGCTGCACAAGGACGCGCTGACCGTCTCGGGCGAGACGATATGGAACGAGGTGAAGGACGTCGTCAACTGGAACGAGGACGTCATCCTGCCGGCCGACAAGGCGCTGACCCAGTCGGGCGGTATCGTCGTCGTGCGCGGCAACCTGGCTCCAAAGGGCGCGGTACTGAAGCCCTCCGCCGCATCGCCGCATCTGCTCGTCCACCGCGGTCGGGCGGTGGTGTTCGAGGACATCGACGACTACAAGGCGAAGATCAATGACGACGCGCTCGATATCGACGAGACCTGCGTCATGGTCATGAAGAACTGCGGCCCGAAGGGCTATCCCGGCATGGCCGAAGTCGGCAACATGGGCCTGCCGCCGAAGGTGCTGAAAAAGGGCATCACCGACATGGTCCGCATCTCGGACGCTCGCATGTCCGGCACTGCCTACGGGACCGTCGTCCTTCACACGTCGCCGGAAGCCGCTGTCGGCGGTCCGCTGGCTGTCGTGAAGAACGGCGATATGATCGAGCTCGACGTGCCCAACCGTCGCCTGCATCTCGACATTTCCGACGCGGAACTGGCAGAGCGGCTGGCAGCATGGCAGCCGAACCACGACCTGCCGACGTCCGGCTACGCCTTCCTGCACCAGCAGCATGTCGAAGGAGCCGATACCGGCGCCGACCTCGACTTCCTCAAGGGCTGTCGCGGCAATGCGGTCGGCAAAGACAGCCACTAA
- a CDS encoding SEC-C domain-containing protein: MTLSIGYISGSLCVVATDRRISGGYSDDEHGKMIALFAGDGVAAVSFAGLAKVSHFDTHQWLAHSLMNRGGAGGSLREIIRETASDLTKRFADNQTIKSVDHRLSILFAGYGLSPTGYYPFFALVSNFQHPDGRGLTPEFKAYLHQLLPGGAHLVPVIGDYSAITPSVFSELKGRCVGKSVDQVERILVGGIRNAALKSETIGQQIMTLSINPFQPQNIRARYHSAVAKAELAFPSMVWAQPDTRLAVTRASVVAENDADHRFIFPAQGRNARCLCGSGQKYKRCHGVPQPLPHSADIR, from the coding sequence TTGACCCTGAGCATCGGTTACATATCCGGTTCGTTATGTGTGGTGGCTACTGATCGCCGCATCTCGGGTGGCTACTCCGACGATGAGCACGGTAAAATGATCGCCCTGTTCGCAGGGGATGGCGTTGCAGCGGTCAGCTTTGCCGGATTGGCGAAAGTTTCGCATTTCGACACCCACCAGTGGCTCGCACATTCCCTCATGAACCGGGGCGGGGCCGGTGGCAGCCTTCGTGAAATTATCCGAGAGACCGCGAGCGACTTGACCAAGAGGTTTGCGGACAATCAGACGATAAAGTCCGTAGACCATCGGTTGTCTATCCTGTTTGCTGGATATGGATTATCGCCCACGGGATACTACCCCTTTTTCGCCTTGGTTTCCAACTTTCAACATCCAGATGGGCGGGGCTTGACGCCAGAGTTCAAGGCTTACCTTCACCAGCTTTTACCGGGTGGAGCCCATCTTGTACCCGTCATTGGTGACTACAGCGCGATCACACCAAGTGTGTTCTCTGAACTGAAGGGCCGATGTGTAGGGAAGAGTGTAGATCAGGTCGAGCGCATTCTGGTTGGTGGCATACGAAACGCTGCGCTCAAGTCAGAAACCATAGGCCAGCAGATAATGACGCTTTCCATCAATCCTTTTCAACCTCAAAACATTCGTGCCCGCTATCACTCCGCCGTAGCCAAGGCAGAACTGGCTTTTCCTTCGATGGTTTGGGCGCAACCCGATACCCGTTTAGCGGTCACTCGGGCGAGCGTCGTGGCTGAGAATGACGCCGACCATAGATTCATATTCCCGGCGCAGGGGCGCAACGCCCGATGCCTATGCGGAAGCGGCCAAAAATACAAACGTTGCCACGGTGTGCCCCAACCACTCCCACACAGCGCGGATATCCGGTAA
- a CDS encoding PilZ domain-containing protein: protein MHSFQPALTTRSAPRMDQRTFQRVPINMQGRLMLANYDEFECMVVDMSPGDLYVTCEGRPRANERVIAYIDHLGRVEGLVISVDSRGFNMSINATDRKREKLAAQLTWLANKHELGLPEDRRHDRLTPKSATVELTLEDGSVYNCRLMDLSLSGAAVDVEARPALGMAVRLGNMRGRVVRHFREGVAIEFLSLQSRDTLREFL, encoded by the coding sequence ATGCACTCATTCCAGCCAGCACTGACGACGCGGAGTGCGCCGCGCATGGATCAAAGGACCTTTCAAAGGGTGCCGATCAACATGCAGGGTCGCCTGATGCTGGCCAATTACGATGAATTCGAGTGCATGGTCGTCGATATGTCGCCGGGCGACCTTTACGTCACTTGCGAAGGCAGGCCGCGCGCCAATGAGCGGGTCATCGCCTATATCGACCATCTCGGCCGGGTCGAGGGGCTCGTGATCTCGGTCGACAGCCGCGGCTTCAACATGTCGATCAACGCGACCGATCGCAAGCGTGAGAAACTCGCAGCCCAGTTGACCTGGCTTGCCAACAAGCACGAACTCGGATTGCCCGAGGACCGCCGCCATGATCGCCTGACGCCGAAGAGCGCGACGGTCGAACTGACGCTCGAGGACGGCTCCGTCTACAACTGCCGCCTCATGGATCTGTCGCTCTCCGGTGCTGCCGTCGATGTGGAAGCACGCCCTGCGCTCGGCATGGCCGTCCGCCTTGGCAACATGCGAGGGCGCGTCGTTCGCCATTTTCGCGAGGGCGTCGCGATCGAATTCCTGTCGTTGCAATCGCGCGATACGCTGCGCGAATTTCTCTGA
- a CDS encoding DUF6880 family protein: MAAKTTLNAKNLETLGAGRLSELLIEISMGNAAHKRRLRLELAGAQSTAEVAREVRKRLSSIDRAKTHIDWRKIKALKSDLETQRTMISGTIAAGDPDEAMDLLWRFLELAGSIFARCDDSNGVIIGSFHAACIDLGTIAPKASHHKRLAEQVFGAIRRNEYGECDPLIPALAAALGQTGLAQLKKLLAGWQQEEFEVPKERVPIGWGMSGPVYADEIEARHRDSAVRIALQQIADAEGDVDAFVRQHSEKSQTVPSIAAQIATRLLAAGRAAEALAALDKAPPTGRPALDIEWQHLRIETLEALGREAEAQAFRWQCFERDLSVEHLKAYIKRLPDFDDIEAEEKAFAYVADFEDVHTALMFFQGWPAPAEAAKLVLARAGEIDGDLYEILAQAADWLQEKQPLAATILLRAMIDFSLEGGRSSRYRHAARHLGTCAMLASRIADFGAFPDHAAYVAALKRRRGKKHGFWSAVG; encoded by the coding sequence ATGGCCGCCAAGACCACGTTGAATGCGAAGAACCTCGAGACGCTCGGCGCCGGGCGGCTGTCCGAATTGCTGATCGAGATCAGCATGGGCAACGCGGCGCACAAACGGCGGCTTCGGCTGGAGCTGGCGGGGGCGCAGAGCACGGCCGAGGTGGCGCGCGAGGTGCGCAAGCGGCTGTCGTCAATCGACCGGGCAAAGACCCACATCGACTGGCGCAAGATCAAGGCCCTGAAGAGCGACCTCGAGACACAGCGTACGATGATTTCGGGCACCATCGCCGCTGGAGATCCTGACGAGGCAATGGACCTTTTGTGGCGATTTCTCGAGCTGGCCGGATCGATCTTTGCGCGCTGCGACGACAGCAATGGGGTGATAATCGGCAGTTTTCATGCGGCTTGCATCGATCTCGGCACCATCGCTCCTAAGGCGTCCCACCACAAGAGGCTGGCAGAACAGGTATTCGGCGCGATCAGGCGCAACGAGTATGGCGAATGCGACCCGCTGATCCCGGCGCTTGCAGCGGCCCTCGGACAGACCGGGCTGGCGCAGCTGAAAAAGCTGCTGGCGGGATGGCAGCAGGAGGAGTTCGAGGTGCCGAAAGAGCGCGTCCCTATCGGCTGGGGCATGAGTGGACCGGTCTATGCCGACGAGATCGAGGCCCGCCATCGGGACTCCGCCGTCCGCATCGCGCTGCAGCAGATCGCCGATGCCGAAGGGGACGTCGATGCCTTCGTCCGTCAGCACAGTGAAAAGTCGCAGACCGTGCCTTCCATTGCCGCCCAGATCGCCACACGGCTGCTTGCGGCCGGGCGGGCGGCGGAAGCGCTCGCGGCCCTCGACAAGGCGCCGCCGACAGGACGCCCGGCGCTGGATATCGAGTGGCAGCATCTGCGCATCGAGACGCTGGAGGCGCTCGGGCGCGAGGCGGAGGCGCAAGCTTTTCGCTGGCAGTGTTTCGAGCGGGACCTGAGCGTCGAACACCTGAAGGCGTACATCAAACGCCTGCCGGATTTCGACGATATCGAGGCAGAGGAAAAGGCCTTCGCCTATGTGGCCGACTTCGAGGATGTCCATACGGCGCTGATGTTCTTCCAGGGATGGCCGGCGCCGGCGGAAGCGGCAAAGCTGGTGCTTGCCCGCGCAGGCGAGATCGACGGCGATCTCTACGAAATCCTGGCGCAGGCTGCCGACTGGCTGCAGGAAAAACAACCGCTGGCAGCCACCATCCTGCTGCGGGCGATGATCGACTTCTCGCTGGAAGGCGGCCGCTCCAGCCGCTATCGCCACGCCGCCCGGCACCTTGGCACCTGCGCAATGCTCGCAAGCCGTATCGCCGATTTCGGCGCGTTCCCGGATCATGCTGCCTATGTCGCGGCGCTGAAGCGAAGGCGTGGCAAGAAGCATGGTTTCTGGAGCGCTGTCGGGTAA
- the araD1 gene encoding AraD1 family protein, producing the protein MLISQIKGVDGAITVAVRNEPGETAKAVKGAASVYALAIEAADGGKSLSEVIAAHGLGETVDLDKAYAEGRFLPPITHPDAAHLHLTGTGLTHLGSAATRDSMHKKTSEEAEETLTDSMKMFRMGLENGKPKNGEKGVQPEWFYKGNGNEAAAPGAPLVSPSFALDGGEEPEMAGIYVIGKDGTPFRIGFALSNEFSDHVTERINYLYLAHSKLRPASFGPEIRIGAAPDDIRGTSKITRDGKVIFEKPFLSGEANMSHSFANLEYHHFKYGLFRAPGDVHVHMFGTATLSFADGIKPQAGDVFEIEVADFGLPLRNPLAVAAEADVTVRQL; encoded by the coding sequence GTGCTCATTTCCCAGATCAAAGGTGTAGACGGCGCGATAACAGTCGCCGTCCGCAACGAACCGGGCGAAACCGCCAAGGCCGTCAAGGGTGCCGCCAGCGTCTACGCGCTCGCGATTGAGGCTGCCGATGGTGGAAAATCCCTCTCCGAGGTCATCGCCGCCCATGGGCTGGGTGAGACTGTCGATCTCGACAAGGCCTATGCCGAAGGCAGGTTCCTGCCGCCTATCACTCATCCGGACGCTGCCCACCTGCACCTGACAGGCACGGGCCTTACCCATCTGGGTTCGGCTGCCACCCGCGATTCCATGCACAAGAAGACATCCGAAGAGGCCGAGGAAACCCTCACCGATTCCATGAAGATGTTCCGCATGGGCCTTGAGAACGGCAAGCCGAAGAACGGCGAAAAGGGCGTCCAGCCCGAGTGGTTCTACAAGGGCAACGGCAACGAGGCCGCAGCCCCCGGCGCACCTTTGGTGTCGCCCTCGTTCGCGCTCGACGGCGGTGAAGAGCCTGAAATGGCCGGCATCTATGTCATCGGCAAGGACGGCACTCCCTTCCGCATCGGCTTTGCGCTGTCGAACGAATTCTCCGATCACGTCACCGAGCGGATCAACTATCTCTACCTCGCGCATTCCAAGCTGCGGCCTGCAAGCTTCGGCCCGGAAATCCGCATCGGCGCCGCACCTGACGACATCAGGGGCACGTCGAAAATCACCCGTGACGGCAAGGTCATTTTCGAAAAGCCTTTCCTGTCGGGTGAAGCGAACATGTCGCACTCTTTTGCCAACCTCGAATATCATCACTTCAAGTACGGCCTGTTTCGCGCCCCCGGCGACGTGCACGTCCACATGTTCGGCACGGCAACGCTGTCGTTTGCGGACGGTATCAAGCCACAGGCCGGCGATGTGTTCGAGATCGAGGTTGCCGATTTCGGCCTGCCGCTGCGCAATCCGCTGGCCGTAGCCGCGGAAGCAGACGTGACGGTTCGCCAGCTCTAG
- a CDS encoding beta strand repeat-containing protein, protein MISPISSLSATQIRALATTTIAAWTTNDISALSTTQIKALSAAQVAALETEDLASFSTAQLSAISATSITSLSLDQLAILTTDKIGGLSATQIAALKTAQIGALDAQQIEALTPAQVASLSAGQIAALSTDDIAGFSTADIAAISASAITGLSSANISVLSSGQTAALKTSQIVVLRTSQVAALTTDQIPALSTAQVAALSATQVRALPTGDVGAFSNAQIGALGTRAIAGLTSSQISSLSTGQIDAFTSVQIASLTSLQVSAVSVAGLATFSSGDMAAISTVALAGLSTASIAALTSDQAAALKTIQIAALRTGQIAALTSDQVSGLSTLQIAALSASQVRVLNSASIAALSTDQVAAISTKAVSGLTTQQISSLSTGQAQALTPALVGVMTAAQIGALNTADLATFSTADIAAISVAALPGLSTANIAALTSDQLSALKPTQIAALKTTQIAALDATQTPALTTAQVTALNSLQLKALASTSVSAMSADQIGALNAKAVAGMTSAQIAALSTDQAAALTSSQIASLNSGQIAALSTADIATFSPDEIAAISAVALTGLSTDGIAALTPDQAAALKSTQIAALKSGQIAALSSDQIAALTASQVGALVSAQVKALSAGGLAAMSGDQITALNSKAIAGFTSLQISSLSTLQIEGFTSAQVASLSSAQLAALSTADLGVLSTDEVAAISNAALSGLSSAGIAALSPEQTAALKATQIAALKTAQIAALSAVQIAELGTSQVAVLTAAQTGALSSTTIAALSNEQIGALSAKAVAGLTSAQIAALSVDQVESLTLAQVAGLGSAQIAAMSSADLAAFSADEVAAVSTAALSGLSSDVLSSLSADQIAALKTSQIAALKTAQIAGLASGQIGTLSTTQVAALSAAQVTALSSGSVTALSDDQIAALSVKAVAGLTSTQITLLSSDQIQSLTSAQVAGLGSSQIAALSTAGLQAFSTDDIAAIGTGALAGLSTTAIAALSPEQAAALKTTQIAALKSAQIAALTTAQIASLTTQQIGALSSSAISGISTADIAAFSADQIASVTATAMKGLTSAQIAALTTDQVSGLSASQIGALNSSQIAALSTADLATFSTADLAAISAAGMSGLSSDNIASLSPDQAAGLTAAQVAGLTSSQIAALTADQVAALTTAQVAALVSAAIPGLSTAGIASLSGDQIAALTTKAVASLTTAQVGALSSNQINALTASQIASLSSSQIAALTAGDVAVLTADDIAAITASALSGLSSSNIAALSADQIAALSASQLAALQTAQIAALTSAQLPGLTSSQIGALTSLQIAALSSDSIAALSPDQMAGLSAKAVAGLTAAQVAALSTSQVEALTPTQFAGFSAAQVGGLNSADVAVLSTDDIAAIGAAALPGLASANIPSLTPDQMAALKTSQIAALTFAQTRALSSAQAASLSTDQVAALNAVQIAALGTASVAALSTDQVAALNARSLVGLTTAQIGAMSTAQVEALTPAQVGALNSLQIAALTTDGLSAFSLADISSISTAAIAGLSTGDIFGLSSAQLQAITASQAEALDPTQMAAVITAYQSF, encoded by the coding sequence ATGATTTCGCCGATTTCCTCGCTGAGCGCCACGCAGATCAGGGCGCTTGCGACCACGACTATCGCGGCCTGGACGACCAACGACATTTCGGCGTTGTCGACGACGCAGATCAAGGCGCTCTCGGCAGCGCAGGTCGCGGCGCTTGAAACGGAAGACCTTGCTTCCTTCTCGACAGCCCAGCTTTCCGCCATCTCGGCAACCTCGATCACCAGCCTCAGCCTCGACCAGCTCGCCATACTCACCACCGACAAGATCGGCGGCCTCTCGGCGACGCAGATCGCGGCGCTGAAGACCGCACAGATCGGCGCGCTCGACGCGCAGCAGATTGAGGCGCTGACGCCCGCCCAGGTGGCATCCCTCAGTGCCGGCCAGATCGCAGCACTGTCGACGGACGATATCGCCGGCTTCTCGACGGCCGACATCGCAGCAATCAGCGCCAGTGCCATTACCGGGCTGTCGTCCGCCAATATTTCCGTGCTCAGTTCCGGCCAGACTGCGGCCCTCAAAACCAGCCAGATCGTCGTGCTGAGGACCAGCCAGGTTGCGGCGCTGACGACGGACCAGATCCCAGCGCTCTCGACCGCGCAGGTTGCCGCCCTCAGCGCGACGCAGGTCAGGGCCTTGCCGACCGGCGATGTCGGTGCCTTCTCCAACGCGCAGATCGGCGCCCTCGGCACCAGGGCGATTGCAGGCCTGACGTCAAGCCAGATATCGTCGCTGTCGACGGGGCAGATCGATGCCTTTACGTCGGTGCAGATTGCCAGCCTTACCTCGCTGCAGGTTTCCGCCGTCAGCGTGGCCGGCCTCGCCACCTTCTCCTCCGGCGACATGGCTGCGATCAGCACGGTAGCGCTGGCAGGCCTGTCCACCGCCAGCATTGCAGCACTCACCTCCGACCAGGCCGCAGCCCTGAAGACAATCCAGATCGCGGCGCTGAGAACGGGCCAGATCGCAGCGCTCACCTCCGACCAGGTATCGGGCCTGTCGACCTTGCAGATCGCCGCCTTGAGCGCATCGCAGGTGAGGGTGTTGAACAGTGCCAGCATCGCCGCGCTGTCCACCGACCAGGTCGCGGCCATCAGCACCAAGGCCGTCTCGGGCCTTACCACGCAGCAGATCTCGTCGCTCTCGACAGGGCAGGCACAGGCGCTCACTCCGGCGCTGGTCGGCGTCATGACTGCGGCCCAGATCGGCGCACTCAATACCGCTGACCTCGCCACCTTCTCGACGGCCGATATCGCCGCAATCAGCGTTGCCGCATTGCCGGGCCTGTCCACCGCCAATATCGCCGCTCTCACTTCCGACCAGCTTTCCGCCCTGAAGCCAACCCAGATCGCCGCCCTGAAGACAACCCAGATCGCAGCGCTCGACGCAACCCAGACACCGGCGCTGACGACTGCCCAGGTCACCGCGCTGAACTCGCTGCAGCTCAAGGCTTTGGCAAGCACCAGCGTCAGCGCCATGTCCGCGGACCAGATCGGCGCGCTCAATGCCAAGGCCGTCGCCGGCATGACGTCAGCCCAGATCGCGGCCCTTTCCACGGACCAGGCTGCAGCTCTGACATCCAGCCAGATCGCAAGCCTCAACTCCGGCCAGATTGCAGCACTCAGCACCGCCGATATCGCGACGTTCTCGCCCGACGAAATCGCCGCCATCAGCGCGGTCGCCCTGACAGGGCTGTCTACCGACGGTATCGCTGCGCTCACCCCGGATCAGGCGGCGGCGCTGAAGTCGACCCAGATCGCGGCCCTGAAGTCCGGCCAGATCGCGGCCCTTTCGTCCGACCAGATTGCTGCCCTGACGGCATCGCAGGTCGGCGCACTGGTCTCGGCGCAGGTCAAGGCCTTGTCCGCCGGCGGCCTTGCGGCCATGTCCGGCGACCAGATCACCGCGTTGAACAGCAAGGCCATTGCAGGCTTTACCTCGCTGCAGATCTCCTCCCTGTCGACGCTGCAGATCGAGGGGTTCACATCCGCCCAGGTCGCCAGCCTCAGTTCCGCGCAATTGGCAGCACTGAGCACCGCAGACCTCGGAGTCCTCTCCACAGACGAGGTTGCAGCCATCAGCAACGCGGCGCTCTCAGGCCTGTCGAGCGCCGGTATTGCCGCCCTCTCGCCGGAACAGACGGCAGCACTGAAGGCCACCCAGATTGCCGCCCTGAAGACGGCACAGATCGCAGCCTTGAGTGCCGTCCAGATTGCCGAACTCGGCACATCGCAGGTAGCCGTCCTGACGGCAGCCCAGACCGGCGCACTGTCCAGCACCACCATCGCCGCGCTGTCGAACGAACAGATCGGCGCCCTCAGTGCCAAGGCCGTGGCAGGTCTCACCTCGGCACAGATCGCCGCCCTGTCGGTCGATCAGGTGGAATCGCTGACCTTGGCGCAGGTTGCGGGCCTCGGCTCCGCCCAGATCGCCGCCATGAGTTCAGCGGATCTCGCGGCCTTCTCAGCCGATGAAGTAGCAGCTGTCAGCACCGCAGCGCTGTCCGGCCTCTCCAGCGATGTCCTGTCGTCCCTCAGCGCCGACCAGATCGCGGCGTTGAAGACAAGCCAGATCGCAGCCCTGAAGACCGCCCAGATCGCCGGCCTTGCGTCCGGGCAGATCGGCACCCTGAGCACCACGCAGGTGGCCGCCCTCAGCGCCGCACAGGTCACGGCTCTCTCCTCCGGCAGCGTCACGGCTCTCTCCGACGACCAGATCGCAGCATTGAGTGTCAAGGCGGTCGCAGGCCTGACATCGACGCAGATTACCCTGCTATCCAGCGACCAGATCCAGTCGCTGACCTCGGCACAGGTGGCAGGTCTCGGCTCGTCCCAGATTGCCGCCCTGAGCACGGCAGGTCTCCAGGCCTTCTCGACAGACGACATCGCGGCGATCGGGACGGGTGCCCTGGCAGGCCTCTCGACCACCGCCATCGCCGCACTCAGCCCGGAACAGGCCGCAGCGCTGAAGACGACGCAGATCGCGGCACTGAAGAGCGCACAGATCGCGGCACTGACGACGGCACAGATTGCCAGCCTCACGACCCAGCAGATCGGGGCGCTCAGTTCATCCGCCATCTCCGGCATTTCGACAGCTGACATTGCAGCTTTTTCCGCAGACCAGATCGCCTCGGTGACGGCAACTGCGATGAAGGGCCTGACCTCCGCGCAGATCGCCGCCCTGACGACAGACCAGGTCAGCGGCCTCTCCGCATCGCAGATCGGTGCGCTGAACTCCTCGCAGATTGCAGCCCTCAGTACCGCCGACCTCGCGACCTTCTCGACAGCCGATCTGGCCGCGATCAGCGCAGCCGGAATGTCGGGGCTGTCCAGCGACAATATCGCCAGCCTTTCGCCTGACCAGGCTGCTGGGCTGACCGCAGCCCAGGTCGCCGGCCTGACGTCGTCTCAGATCGCCGCCCTGACGGCGGACCAGGTCGCAGCGCTGACGACGGCACAGGTGGCTGCCCTCGTCTCGGCGGCGATACCCGGTTTGTCGACTGCAGGCATCGCATCCCTCTCGGGCGATCAGATTGCGGCGCTTACCACAAAGGCCGTCGCCAGCCTCACCACGGCGCAGGTCGGTGCCTTGTCCAGCAACCAGATCAACGCGTTGACGGCATCGCAGATAGCCAGCCTCTCCTCGAGCCAGATCGCTGCCCTGACTGCGGGCGATGTTGCGGTTCTTACCGCCGACGATATCGCGGCGATCACCGCCTCGGCACTCTCCGGCCTGTCATCCAGCAACATCGCTGCCCTCAGCGCCGACCAGATCGCAGCCCTGAGTGCCAGTCAGCTGGCTGCCCTGCAGACGGCACAGATTGCCGCGCTGACTTCAGCGCAGCTTCCCGGCCTCACATCCTCGCAGATCGGCGCGCTCACCTCTCTCCAGATCGCGGCGCTCTCCAGCGACAGCATTGCCGCCCTGTCGCCCGACCAGATGGCTGGACTCAGTGCCAAGGCCGTCGCCGGCCTGACGGCAGCCCAGGTGGCCGCGTTGTCGACCAGCCAGGTCGAGGCGCTGACTCCGACCCAGTTTGCAGGCTTCAGCGCCGCGCAGGTCGGTGGCCTCAACAGTGCGGATGTGGCGGTCCTGTCGACGGACGACATTGCAGCCATCGGAGCGGCTGCGCTGCCGGGGCTGGCGAGCGCCAACATCCCGTCGCTCACACCGGACCAGATGGCGGCACTGAAGACAAGCCAGATCGCCGCACTGACCTTCGCCCAGACCCGGGCGTTGAGTTCGGCACAGGCAGCAAGCCTCAGTACCGATCAGGTGGCGGCGCTGAACGCGGTGCAGATCGCGGCGCTCGGAACGGCCAGCGTCGCGGCGCTCTCGACCGATCAGGTCGCGGCCCTGAATGCAAGGTCTCTGGTCGGCCTGACCACGGCGCAGATCGGTGCCATGTCGACGGCGCAGGTCGAAGCCCTGACACCGGCCCAGGTGGGGGCACTCAATTCCCTGCAGATCGCGGCATTGACCACGGACGGGCTGTCGGCCTTCTCGCTGGCAGACATCTCCTCGATCTCTACGGCGGCGATTGCCGGCCTCTCCACGGGTGATATCTTCGGATTGTCGAGCGCACAGTTGCAGGCGATCACCGCGTCACAGGCGGAGGCATTGGATCCAACCCAGATGGCGGCTGTGATAACAGCCTACCAGTCGTTCTGA